A genome region from Tolypothrix sp. PCC 7712 includes the following:
- a CDS encoding phosphoribulokinase, which translates to MSRPIILGIVGDSAAGKTTLTRGIAQVLGPENVTIICTDDYHRYDRKQRAEIGITALHPDCNYLDIMQQHLSLLRTGQSILKPVYSHKTGTFEPPQYIKPNKFVIIEGLLGYSTRAAREAYDVKVYLAPPEEIRAQWKVKRDTQKRGYTPEQVLSELEKREPDSEQFIRPQRQWSDIVVSFYPPEDAKEETNGHLNVRLVLRPTIPHPDFTSLLHLTDSSSDSAIRLGLDRDMSKPVDVLAVDGHATLEQVNKLEQIICSDMPHLKNICDRESNPELGKIAGTTGEVLQSYPLALTQLIITYHMLKATQIHI; encoded by the coding sequence ATGAGCCGTCCAATTATTCTTGGTATTGTCGGTGACAGTGCTGCTGGCAAAACAACACTAACTAGAGGGATTGCTCAGGTACTCGGGCCCGAAAATGTCACGATCATCTGCACAGATGATTATCACCGTTATGATCGCAAACAACGTGCAGAAATTGGGATCACTGCCCTCCACCCAGATTGCAACTATCTAGATATTATGCAGCAGCATTTATCGCTGCTTCGCACGGGACAGTCAATTCTCAAACCAGTTTACAGTCATAAAACTGGGACTTTTGAACCACCACAGTATATTAAACCGAATAAATTCGTCATTATTGAAGGATTACTGGGTTATTCTACACGCGCTGCCCGTGAAGCTTATGATGTGAAAGTTTATCTTGCACCTCCCGAAGAGATACGCGCCCAGTGGAAAGTTAAACGAGATACTCAAAAACGCGGTTATACTCCCGAACAAGTACTATCAGAATTAGAAAAGCGCGAACCAGATTCAGAGCAATTTATCCGTCCGCAACGACAATGGTCTGATATAGTTGTTAGTTTCTACCCACCTGAAGATGCCAAAGAAGAAACTAATGGACATCTGAATGTGAGGTTGGTACTACGTCCCACAATTCCGCATCCAGATTTTACTTCACTTCTGCACTTAACTGATAGTAGTTCCGATTCAGCAATTCGTTTGGGATTAGACAGGGATATGAGTAAACCTGTAGATGTGCTAGCAGTTGATGGTCACGCAACTTTAGAACAAGTGAATAAATTAGAGCAGATTATCTGTTCGGATATGCCACATTTAAAAAATATTTGCGATCGCGAAAGTAACCCAGAACTTGGCAAAATCGCTGGTACAACTGGCGAGGTACTACAAAGTTATCCCTTAGCGCTGACTCAGTTGATTATTACTTACCATATGCTCAAGGCAACGCAAATTCATATTTAA